A single window of Watersipora subatra chromosome 11, tzWatSuba1.1, whole genome shotgun sequence DNA harbors:
- the LOC137408481 gene encoding hexokinase-4-like isoform X1, translating into MENGDSVIHQLRVTLPNNDEFCKVKEEVDKFMLNEEQMNSIMAVMESEMKLGLSRHKEDREKSSLQMENTFVHQTIDGTEHGDYLALDLGGTNFRVIFIEMREGKLMRKLIHYYEIPERILTGTGKELFDYLADSIAALLTKENITTTTDQAIPLGFTFSFPMIQSSLTSALLLTWTKKFKCSDTEMKDVVLMLEEAIARRGEAMNIRVMAVINDCVGLLVTGSYEDKSTMVAIGIGTGSNAAYLEHLERVDKWTGNTRKWSQEIIDIEWGAFGDNGVLDFFKTEYDFEIDRQSNHKGSFTFEKLFGGLYLGELVRLTLADLTQKKLMFTNLADSQSDWVNRRGSFPTAYVSTIEGDSGDGKTIEVLQKLGMEKAGSHDVAIVRYICALVSNRAAKIVVSALTVLLRHIKKEKVTVAVDGSLFSCHPTLRQQMESLIAYTAPDTATKFLEVKDGSGMGAAYVAAVADRINKQRESS; encoded by the exons ATGGAAAATGGTGATAGCGTTATACATCAGCTTCGGGTGACTCTACCAAACAATGATGAGTTTTGCAAA GTCAAGGAAGAGGTTGACAAGTTTATGCTCAATGAGGAACAGATGAATTCCATCATGGCCGTCATGGAGTCAGAGATGAAGCTAGGACTAAGCCGCCATAAAGAAGACAGAGAAAAGAGCTCTTTGCAAAtggaaaacacttttgttcaccAAACCATTGACGGAACAG AGCACGGTGATTACTTAGCTTTGGACCTTGGAGGAACCAATTTTCGAGTGATATTCATTGAGATGAGAGAAGGAAAACTTATGAGAAAGTTGATACATTACTATGAGATCCCTGAGAG GATTTTAACTGGAACAGGAAAAGAATTATTTGATTATCTTGCTGACAGTATCGCTGCCCTACTCACCAAAGAGAATATTACCACCACTACAGATCAGGCTATACCGTTAG GATTTACCTTTTCATTTCCCATGATACAGAGCAGTCTGACTAGCGCCCTTCTTCTCACTTGGACAAAGAAGTTCAAATGCAGTGACACAGAGATGAAGGACGTTGTTCTTATGCTCGAGGAAGCAATTGCAAGACGAGGG GAGGCAATGAACATAAGGGTCATGGCAGTTATTAATGACTGCGTAGGGCTTCTTGTTACTGGATCATATGAAGACAAGAGTACTATGGTGGCTATAGGAATTG GAACTGGCAGCAATGCGGCCTACCTTGAGCATCTGGAAAGGGTTGATAAGTGGACTGGAAATACCAGGAAATGGTCTCAG GAAATTATAGACATCGAGTGGGGAGCTTTTGGAGATAACGGAGTCTTagacttttttaaaacagaataCGATTTTGAAATTGACCGACAATCAAATCATAAAGGGTCGTTCAC gtttgaaaaattgtttggtgGTCTGTATCTAGGAGAACTAGTGAGGCTGACCTTAGCAGATCTTACACAAAAAAAGTTGATGTTCACAAACCTTGCAGATTCCCAGTCAGACTGGGTGAACAGACGCGGCTCATTTCCTACAGCATATGTATCTACTATTGAAGG AGATTCTGGAGACGGTAAAACAATAGAAGTGCTACAAAAACTAGGAATGGAGAAAGCGGGTTCCCATGATGTTGCTATTGTCAGATATATATGCGCTCTAGTCTCAAATCGAGCAGCAAAGATTGTAGTCTCAG CTCTCACGGTCTTACTCAGGCACATAAAGAAGGAGAAAGTAACGGTGGCAGTAGATGGCTCATTATTTTCCTGCCACCCTACTCTGCGGCAGCAGATGGAGAGCCTCATCGCTTATACAGCTCCTGATACTGCC ACCAAGTTCTTAGAAGTGAAAGATGGAAGTGGTATGGGTGCTGCCTACGTTGCTGCTGTGGCTGACCGTATAAATAAACAACGAGAGAGCTCTTAA
- the LOC137408481 gene encoding hexokinase-4-like isoform X2, whose protein sequence is MENGDSVIHQLRVTLPNNDEFCKVKEEVDKFMLNEEQMNSIMAVMESEMKLGLSRHKEDREKSSLQMENTFVHQTIDGTEHGDYLALDLGGTNFRVIFIEMREGKLMRKLIHYYEIPERILTGTGKELFDYLADSIAALLTKENITTTTDQAIPLGFTFSFPMIQSSLTSALLLTWTKKFKCSDTEMKDVVLMLEEAIARRGDINVSIVAILNDTVATLMTGAYEDDDCYIGVILGTGSNAAYLEHLERVDKWTGNTRKWSQEIIDIEWGAFGDNGVLDFFKTEYDFEIDRQSNHKGSFTFEKLFGGLYLGELVRLTLADLTQKKLMFTNLADSQSDWVNRRGSFPTAYVSTIEGDSGDGKTIEVLQKLGMEKAGSHDVAIVRYICALVSNRAAKIVVSALTVLLRHIKKEKVTVAVDGSLFSCHPTLRQQMESLIAYTAPDTATKFLEVKDGSGMGAAYVAAVADRINKQRESS, encoded by the exons ATGGAAAATGGTGATAGCGTTATACATCAGCTTCGGGTGACTCTACCAAACAATGATGAGTTTTGCAAA GTCAAGGAAGAGGTTGACAAGTTTATGCTCAATGAGGAACAGATGAATTCCATCATGGCCGTCATGGAGTCAGAGATGAAGCTAGGACTAAGCCGCCATAAAGAAGACAGAGAAAAGAGCTCTTTGCAAAtggaaaacacttttgttcaccAAACCATTGACGGAACAG AGCACGGTGATTACTTAGCTTTGGACCTTGGAGGAACCAATTTTCGAGTGATATTCATTGAGATGAGAGAAGGAAAACTTATGAGAAAGTTGATACATTACTATGAGATCCCTGAGAG GATTTTAACTGGAACAGGAAAAGAATTATTTGATTATCTTGCTGACAGTATCGCTGCCCTACTCACCAAAGAGAATATTACCACCACTACAGATCAGGCTATACCGTTAG GATTTACCTTTTCATTTCCCATGATACAGAGCAGTCTGACTAGCGCCCTTCTTCTCACTTGGACAAAGAAGTTCAAATGCAGTGACACAGAGATGAAGGACGTTGTTCTTATGCTCGAGGAAGCAATTGCAAGACGAGGG GACATAAATGTTTCTATTGTGGCAATCTTGAATGACACAGTCGCTACGCTTATGACAGGGGCGTATGAAGATGACGACTGCTACATTGGTGTCATTCTTG GAACTGGCAGCAATGCGGCCTACCTTGAGCATCTGGAAAGGGTTGATAAGTGGACTGGAAATACCAGGAAATGGTCTCAG GAAATTATAGACATCGAGTGGGGAGCTTTTGGAGATAACGGAGTCTTagacttttttaaaacagaataCGATTTTGAAATTGACCGACAATCAAATCATAAAGGGTCGTTCAC gtttgaaaaattgtttggtgGTCTGTATCTAGGAGAACTAGTGAGGCTGACCTTAGCAGATCTTACACAAAAAAAGTTGATGTTCACAAACCTTGCAGATTCCCAGTCAGACTGGGTGAACAGACGCGGCTCATTTCCTACAGCATATGTATCTACTATTGAAGG AGATTCTGGAGACGGTAAAACAATAGAAGTGCTACAAAAACTAGGAATGGAGAAAGCGGGTTCCCATGATGTTGCTATTGTCAGATATATATGCGCTCTAGTCTCAAATCGAGCAGCAAAGATTGTAGTCTCAG CTCTCACGGTCTTACTCAGGCACATAAAGAAGGAGAAAGTAACGGTGGCAGTAGATGGCTCATTATTTTCCTGCCACCCTACTCTGCGGCAGCAGATGGAGAGCCTCATCGCTTATACAGCTCCTGATACTGCC ACCAAGTTCTTAGAAGTGAAAGATGGAAGTGGTATGGGTGCTGCCTACGTTGCTGCTGTGGCTGACCGTATAAATAAACAACGAGAGAGCTCTTAA